AGGCTGTCCTTGATTTATAGTAAGCACTACTGAGCAACAACTGAAACTTCAGTGTGTTACCAACGTTCTTTTCATATTAAATCCAAATTACAgtactgtaccagctactaagaaAATTAACTAtctcagctgaaaccaggacatcTCTTGTTTCAGAAGTACTAAACCTTGGCAGAGTTGAGCTACAGCTTGTAAATTAGCTAAATCTAAATGGAAAGACCCATGTGCCAAAGCCTTTTTGTTCCAAACATTTTCAAACAATTTTTGCCTGTTAGTTGTATTCACAAAACATCCATACACAGACACAGGACAGACTGCTAGGTATAGGAATTAATGCCACAGAATCTTCAAGATTCTGAAGAGAAGGTCTACACACCACAACTAAGAGCGCCTGACAGGAGTGGTAATCTCAGCAGTGCTTTGTCCTGCCTTACCTTCCACAGGACATTTTGATTAAATCAAGCTGACCAAATGCACTTGAAAGGTAACAGAGAATTACGAAAGCATAAAAAAACAGGCAAAGGCACAAATACCTTTGGGGATCACTTGCACATGACCATCATACCTTTCTGACTTGATTTTGTCTAACGCTCAAGAACAAAAGCTCTTGAAAAAGATTGCTTATTTAGAAGCTCCCTTTCTGATCCCTGAAAACACACCTATTTTATCACTGTGCTACCAGAAAGCACTGGAGAGAGCTGCACCACAGACAAACCCAGATTAATTTTCAGACTTATGCAAATGTCAATATACAGTATAATAAGCATTAAATATCAGATGCCTATTCAGCAATAGATCTATCAAGTCTTTCTTCCAAGTGAGCTGTTAAAATCTGTGCATGCATGCTTGCCAATGAAGAAATTTTGAAGTCTGCATTTAAATTTACAGTTTGTTCCTTTTAGCACTGCAGGACCGTTCAGAACATCACTATAAGGAGTAGCATCAAAGATTCTATCACAGGTCTGGGAAGAAGGGTGATAAAGTCATTGATATCAGTAAATGTCAGGGTATTTTATAATTCAAAGGATGATACAAAAGCCTCTTTGAAGTAGAAGGTTTTCACATTTAAGTCAAGAACTGCCCATGTGAATTCTTAATCTGAAGGGAGTCTAAACAACAACCTATAAAAACTGTGAATTTACAtgttttatgtgtgtgtgtactaGTACTGTCAACATTTATTACTTTCTTCATTAGGCACCTAAGTTAATTacttctcaaaagaaaaaaatcaattctatACAGTCTACTGTGAGTGACATcttattttacaaatttttaAGAGTATTTTTCACAGGAAGACACTGCAATATAAGATATTAGCAAGAGTTCGCTAACAGAGGTTTCCCAAACAGAAATCTACTCCTTTCTCATTGTGTTCCACAATTCAAAAGTCATCTGAAATATTACACGTTATTGAAGTCCACTAGTTTTcaagaaaaactgtttttctgatTACCATTGATCAGCATTGAGTAACATCACTAAATATTTATAGCTTTTCTTCAAAGAGTACTGTGATTAGAACCTAGACAAGATGCAATTACATATATTAGTTGCAATTGTGCATCAATACTTCTTCCAGAATGGCCAATAATCTTACCACCTCACTTTAGACAGTAACTTACAAAGTTTAGTACTGAAGAGTTTTTGGACTAAGCTGAGTATACGTCTCGCTTCAGTCTTCTGATTCACCTGAAATGTggtattaaaattaatgaaaagaatTGATATCTCTCATTTAAATGTTCAAAGTAAGCatgctttcctttcaaaatgaaattagTTCTCAGAATAAGACATGAACATGTACACTAACACATTCTACAGCCTACATATACATTTAAAAGATGTATAGACCTAGATGAAAACCTAGTCCCACTTACACAAAAATGTCCTCTTTTGCCCTTTAAATGACACTGCAATTCTTTCAAGATTATGGTCTATTTAAATTTCCTGTAGATATCCTTTTCCTTTAACTTCATTTCTActcataacatttttttttcactgaaaatattccagatattaaatacatttttatgccTGATCACTAAAACTGGTAGCTATGAATCTAAACAACAATATAAGAAACTTTACTTATTACAAGttgtttctgcatttaaaaGAGTTCTCcaaaaaattttcttcctcctctttccttttgctgtattttttcactTATGAATTGAAGGTAAAGATTTAAAAAGTAAGTTTTGTTAGGTTTATAGGGTTGAATTCATATCTGGGCCCATAGTTTGTAGCTATTATGAGTGCAAAACTGTGTTATTAAATCAAAAAGATTTGAGCACTTTTTTATCATTTCAGGATCCAGCCTTTTAATAGCCCACACATAAAACCTATGTTTAACTATGtatgttttaaattacttaCTGGTTCTTCTTTAACCACCAGGCACAAATCACCGTCACTAGTACGAGTGCCAAATCCATTCAGTGAGGATCCAACCAAAAAAAGTCTGCTCTCTGTAACAGAAGAGTAACTGAAAATGTGACATATTACAGTttgagaggaaggaagaatCGCGAACTGGAAGAGCATTCAAACTGATACTAAGTAATCGAATTCTAAACGTACGTGGAAAAATTAGCTGAATTTCTCTCTGGAGTTCTGTTCTGCAGAGCTCTTTTCTGTCCAAATCAGAGGCCTGTTGCCGACACACTTGAAACAAGTCCAAAATCTGTTGACTTAACTggacacacacatacaaaaaataaagacatagCAAAGTGAACGTTCTTTCCGGTCAGAGATGCAATTACATGAAACAGAGaaagttggatttttttatgcAAAATTCAGCACCATTTCACATGGCCTACTCCATTGTCTACAGTTTTACTACACTTAAATTCACAATGAGTAATTCCCTAGAAGAAACTTCTGCtaagtttttaaatttaaatttgttcCATTTGTTATAAAATGtcaaaccacagaaaataatttctgcatcATCAGTACATGCAGCCTTTCAGGGAATAACTGGAAAGACCAGAGACATCATCTGCTGACTTTAATGTCAACAGTTTGCCTGCCAgtaacaggaggaaaaaagcttattataaaaactgatttaaattagctttctttttcatcccACAAAAACTGTTAAAAGAAGAAGTCCGCTCTTTGTTGGAAGGAGGTATTAACTGTTCTCCTTTCACAACACTGTTACATTCTATAACAAACAGgcatatttatattaaaaaaacccaaacccttctgtcaTGTTCGTGCAGAACAAGAAACAGTTCTAAACTACATTCCATTCTCTTCTATATTCCAGAACAGCTATGACAGCAACTTTTATGCTTTCTTGAAATAAGGTAGAGAACATCTTTAGAGGCCAAATACTGCATTTATTCAGAATGAGCTTCTCTCATATTActatggtggggttttttcagtcaGGATTCTCCCCACCTCATTTCATGTGAGAAATGGACTATTTCTCCAGTTTTTACTTAGTAGAGCCTGACATCAGGATGGAAATCAAACAACACAAGGAAACAATACCCTGACTTcccctgtccccacaaaaatacTTCAAACCCAAGCACAGACAAGGAGGTGATATAGAACCACAGTGGCTGCTACACTTACTGATACTCCTTCTAATGGCAGCTTAGCAATAGATATCCCATGACACTGTTACAAATCCTTGTAGAAATTTTTGTCGTCTCCCACAGCACCTCTGGCTTCTGCCTACTCAGAAGCCAGAAGTAAAGCACAGGCACAGAAAGCAATTACCTCATCCTTGGCAACAGGGAGCCTGGTTCCTGCAGGGTCTGGAAACAAATTATCTTGCAAAGGAGGGACACATCCAATTAAAGCTGGTGAACCATGTGCATGCAACACCGGAGACTGAATCGAAACTGGTGATGGGAAGGAGCGTCTACGTTCTTCTGGTAAAGGCACTGCTTGGTTAACTACAGTTGTGTCAGAATCATGTGAATGAATCCGCTGCCGTTTGGCATCATCTGGAATGCTTTGTTGACTTTGTCTCCTAGAGAGAGACACTGTGTAATTCCTCTAGTTTACAAGCTCCAACTTATGATTAAAAGACCACTTCTACAAAGTTTAAATACTAAAACTTAATGATGTAACTACTTCACTAAGCCCAAGTGTGCTACAGAACAGTCATGCCTGTCCTAGGTACTATGTGAAACAAACCTGGAATGGGAAAAGAGAACATAAAATTGCAGAAATGAAGCTAGCCTAGAACTGGATTGATGCAATTCTTTAAGGCAAGCATCTGCACTAACCAACTGAAACCCAAATGACAAGTTTGGTTAAATTGACTGCAAATCTCCCAACACAGCACAGCTTCTCAAGAGGAAAAGATGCATGCAGTATGAAACCAGGAATTTCCTTAGTTCATGGAATAATTACATACTCAACTGTAACTTAATAGCATATATTTGGTTGtacttattttttcatgttagaTTTGGTACAGAAATAACATACAGGAGATAGTACTGAAGACAGACTACATAGAACCTCCTTCCAATCAGCTGATTCCCAGAACTATAGAAACACTTACCAACTAGTATATCTGAACTGATAAAGagaacagggttttttttctaaagcattaaaggaaaattaaacccTACATTTATGTAAAATTTCCCTTTCTGTGGTAACTAAAATATCAAAGGTAGTAATGTAAAttcaagttaattttttttaaaaaacaacaaaaattagGTTTCCATAAAATCGTctttaaaaaagagaatttataCATGCTTGAATTTAAGGctttgtatttgaaaaataatactcacataattaagaaaacaaggaaaaacacCTCATGTCATCAGGAAAACATGACAATTCCCATAAAACCTTGAGGGTGCACTCTACTTTTAACTTGAcaaattaacaggaaaaaaacattcatCGACACAAACCTTCTTAAAGTCAATCCGACACGGACTGCAATCCATTGCAGTATTACAATAAATCACTTAAATCACTTCTGCAAGGCTACAGCTGTTGGAGGAGGAAAACTAGGTACAGGAAGTCACTTATGAGTACAAAGATTATCAAAAACAGGTATAATGCTTTAAAGAGCCAATACATGGCCTGTTTCcatcaaaaacaaaaaagtattcAGTATCACAATTTCTAACACAACTCAAATTGCATAAGAAATTGATAACAGACGAGCTTCACAATGGGTACATTATAACCAGTAGTAGTCAGATATATACAAATAACTTACTTTCTTCCTTGAAATGACGTCAGGGCATCTGATGTAGACACTGGACTGACACTTCTGTAAGTCACTGGTTGCAGTGTAACTACCGGAGTAACAGCTGGAGTAGCTTCAATGTTCCCACTCAAAAGGGCTCTAGAAAGACTACAGTCCATAACTATTATTCATAAGATAACCAAGATGCTTTTTATGAGTTGGTAGTTTTTGTTAACTGAATATTAAACTCTACAAGtcctgtcatttttttttcttagaatacATCTTTCTATTCAAAATGAAGACATATTTCAGTTTATAATatgtatttcattaaaaacagaaaatggtCATTCTTGACAGCATATGTGTAAGAAGGGGTTATcaaaaaaattaacttaaagATGTTAAATTCAAAAGCCTAAAGAACACAATGGTGTCTTGAAATATAGACCCAAGAATAAACTTTTGTTCCCCTTCTCATCTCCTCTCTGCGCTCCCCAATAAACAAATACAGttgaagagctttaaaaatgaaCTCTGGATTAACAGCTCTAATCAGTGCAATGGCATCTCATGCATTATGCCCAATGCAGGCGAGCATTAAGATTTGCAGGTCCGTAAGAGAAATGCCACAGCTCTTTTTTATACGTTTGACATCTTCATGTTTTGTGACATTCAATGCAGTTCAATGTTAAAAACAGTGAAAACCATCCTccataaacagaaatatttctttcagacCCAACCCCTGCTATCAAATCTTACTGTACTTACACTGCAGTGCGAAAATGAATCGGAGGAACGATAATTTGCTGGTGAGAAAGAAGACTAGGAGGTATATTTAGAGGAAGTTTAGTGAAAAAAGTACTCTGTTGTTGGTATTTTGGAGGGAATGGTGGACGACCCAAGTTGGAAGAATTTGGGAACATGCTCCTTTCTACTTGAAGTGAACATGTATTCTTTTatctacagtaaaaaaaaaaaaaaaaaagaaagaaagaaagaaagaaattgaaatcaggtaaaaagaaatactttataGGTTACCTTTTAAGATCTTGGTTTAAAAATTTAAGTAATCTAGAATATACTTCCAGGAATTGCTTAAGAGCATGGTGATCACAGGGTAGCTTTTATTGCCTTTCAGTACAAGacactaaataaaaatactgtatacTCTGAAGTCTTATAATTACTGCTTActttatttatgtttaaaagtgaatttttattTAGTCCCCAcaattttacatttaattttagaaaaattaaatgtcaCAAGATATAAAAGTTTTAATCTCAGGGAAAAGTACCATGTAACAG
This genomic stretch from Corvus hawaiiensis isolate bCorHaw1 chromosome Z, bCorHaw1.pri.cur, whole genome shotgun sequence harbors:
- the TENT2 gene encoding poly(A) RNA polymerase GLD2 isoform X1, producing MFPNSSNLGRPPFPPKYQQQSTFFTKLPLNIPPSLLSHQQIIVPPIHFRTAVLSRALLSGNIEATPAVTPVVTLQPVTYRSVSPVSTSDALTSFQGRKRQSQQSIPDDAKRQRIHSHDSDTTVVNQAVPLPEERRRSFPSPVSIQSPVLHAHGSPALIGCVPPLQDNLFPDPAGTRLPVAKDELSQQILDLFQVCRQQASDLDRKELCRTELQREIQLIFPQSRLFLVGSSLNGFGTRTSDGDLCLVVKEEPVNQKTEARRILSLVQKLFSTKLSSYIERPQLIRAKVPIVKFRDKVSNVDFDLNVNNVIGIRNTFLLRTYAFIENRVRPLVLVVKKWASFREINDASRGTLNSYSLVLMVLHYLQTLPEPILPSLQKNYPECFDPAMQLHLVHQAPRTIPPYISKNGSSLGDLLIGFFKYYATEFDWSHQMISVREAKAIARPDGIEWRNKFICVEEPFDGTNTARAVHEKQKFDMIRVEFAQAWRLLRDKKDLNCILPLKAAKQKR
- the TENT2 gene encoding poly(A) RNA polymerase GLD2 isoform X2, whose product is MFPNSSNLGRPPFPPKYQQQSTFFTKLPLNIPPSLLSHQQIIVPPIHFRTAVALLSGNIEATPAVTPVVTLQPVTYRSVSPVSTSDALTSFQGRKRQSQQSIPDDAKRQRIHSHDSDTTVVNQAVPLPEERRRSFPSPVSIQSPVLHAHGSPALIGCVPPLQDNLFPDPAGTRLPVAKDELSQQILDLFQVCRQQASDLDRKELCRTELQREIQLIFPQSRLFLVGSSLNGFGTRTSDGDLCLVVKEEPVNQKTEARRILSLVQKLFSTKLSSYIERPQLIRAKVPIVKFRDKVSNVDFDLNVNNVIGIRNTFLLRTYAFIENRVRPLVLVVKKWASFREINDASRGTLNSYSLVLMVLHYLQTLPEPILPSLQKNYPECFDPAMQLHLVHQAPRTIPPYISKNGSSLGDLLIGFFKYYATEFDWSHQMISVREAKAIARPDGIEWRNKFICVEEPFDGTNTARAVHEKQKFDMIRVEFAQAWRLLRDKKDLNCILPLKAAKQKR